In Hevea brasiliensis isolate MT/VB/25A 57/8 chromosome 13, ASM3005281v1, whole genome shotgun sequence, a single genomic region encodes these proteins:
- the LOC110637865 gene encoding DNA damage-binding protein 1a isoform X1, protein MSVWNYVVTAQKPTNVTHSCVGNFTSPQELNLIIAKCTRIEIHLLTPQGLQPMLDVPIYGRIATLELFRPHGEAQDFLFIATERYKFCVLQWDAEASELITRAMGDVSDRIGRPTDNGQIGIIDPDCRLIGLHLYDGLFKVIPFDNKGQLKEAFNIRLEELQVLDIKFLYGCSKPTIVVLYQDNKDARHVKTYEVALKDKDFVEGPWSQNNLDNGADLLIPVPPPLCGVIIIGEETIVYCSANAFKAIPIRPSITRAYGRVDADGSRYLLGDHAGLLHLLVITHEKEKVTGLKIELLGETSIASTISYLDNAVVYIGSSYGDSQLIKLNLQPDAKGSYVEVLESYVNLGPIVDFCVVDLERQGQGQVVTCSGAYKDGSLRIVRNGIGINEQASVELQGIKGMWSLRSSTDDPFDTFLVVSFISETRILAMNPEDELEETEIEGFCSQVQTLFCHYAVYNQLVQVTSSCVRLVSSTTREFRTEWNAPSGYSINVATANATQVLLATGGGHLVYLEIGDGVLTEVKHAQLEYEISCLDINPIGENPNYSQLAVVGMWTDISVRIFSLPDLNVITKEHLGGEIIPRSVLLCCFEGISYLLCALGDGHLLNFLLNLNTGELTDRKKVSLGTQPITLRTFSSKNTTHVFAASDRPTVIYSSNKKILYSNVNLKEVSHMCPFNSAAFPDSLAIAKEGELTIGTIDDIQKLHIRSIPLGEHARRICHQEQSRTFAICSLKNQSSAEESETHFIRLLDDQSFEFISTYQLDPFEYGCSILSCSFSDDINVYYCVGTAYVLPEENEPTKGRILVFMVEEGKLQLITEKETKGAVYSLNAFNGKLLAAINQKIQLYKWMLRDDGSRELQSECGHHGHILALYVQTRGDFIVVGDLMKSISLLIYKHEEGAIEERARDYNANWMSAVEILDDDIYLGSENNFNLFTVRKNSEGATDEERGRLEVVGEYHLGEFVNRFRHGSLVMRLPDSDVGQIPTVIFGSVNGVIGVIASLPHEQYIFLEKLQSNLRKVIKGVGGLSHEQWRSFNNEKKTVDAKNFLDGDLIESFLDLSRTRMDEISKAMSVSVEELCKRVEELTRLH, encoded by the exons GAAATGCACTCGCATCGAAATCCATTTGCTAACTCCTCAGGGATTACAG CCTATGTTAGATGTTCCAATATATGGAAGAATTGCAACACTTGAACTTTTCCGCCCTCAT GGTGAagcacaggattttctatttattGCTACAGAAAGATATAAGTTCTGTGTCCTTCAGTGGGATGCTGAGGCATCGGAACTTATTACGAG GGCAATGGGGGATGTATCTGATCGTATAGGTCGTCCTACAGACAATGGTCAG atTGGCATAATTGATCCAGATTGTAGATTAATTGGACTCCATTTGTATGATGGACTGTTCAAG GTTATTCCTTTTGATAACAAAGGGCAGCTCAAAGAGGCTTTTAACATAAG GCTTGAGGAACTTCAAGTTTTGGATATCAAGTTTCTCTACGGTTGTTCAAAACCCACAATTGTTGTTCTTTACCAG GATAATAAAGATGCTCGTCATGTCAAAACATATGAGGTTGCTCTGAAAGATAAAGATTTTGTTGAGGGTCCGTGGTCTCAGAACAACCTTGACAATGGTGCTGATTTGCTCATACCAGTGCCCCCTCCTCTGTGTGGTGTCATTATTATTGGAGAAGAAACAATTGTGTATTGCAGTGCAAATGCTTTTAAAGCAATCCCTATAagacct TCCATCACAAGAGCATATGGAAGAGTTGATGCTGATGGTTCTAGGTACTTGCTTGGTGATCATGCTGGGCTACTTCACCTTCTTGTCATAACTCATGAGAAAGAGAA GGTCACTGGGCTAAAAATTGAGCTCTTGGGAGAAACTTCTATTGCATCTACTATATCATATCTAGATAATGCAGTTGTCTATATAGGATCAAGCTATGGAGATTCACAG CTTATAAAGCTAAATCTACAACCTGATGCAAAAGGTTCATATGTTGAAGTCCTGGAAAGTTATGTCAACTTGGGACCAATTGTTGATTTCTGTGTGGTGGACCTTGAGAGGCAAGGCCAAGGTCAGGTTGTAACTTGCTCTGGAGCATATAAGGATGGTTCTCTTCGCATAGTTCGAAATGGAATAGGAATCAATGAACAG GCATCTGTGGAGCTTCAAGGTATCAAAGGGATGTGGTCATTAAGGTCTTCCACTGATGATCCATTTGACACCTTCCTGGTTGTTAGTTTTATTAGTGAGACTCGAATTTTGGCAATGAACCCTGAGGATGAGTTGGAAGAAACTGAAATAGAGGGTTTTTGTTCACAAGTGCAGACTTTGTTCTGCCATTATGCCGTATACAATCAGCTTGTGCAA GTCACTTCAAGCTGTGTGAGATTGGTCAGTTCTACAACAAGAGAGTTCCGCACTGAGTGGAATGCTCCATCAGGTTATTCAATTAATGTTGCCACTGCTAATGCCACCCAG GTTTTACTAGCAACTGGGGGCGGCCACTTAGTCTATCTGGAAATTGGTGATGGAGTATTGACAGAGGTAAAACATGCTCAGCTGGAGTATGAGATATCATGCCTTGACATTAACCCCATTGGTGAAAATCCCAACTATAGTCAGCTTGCTGTAGTCGGAATGTGGACAGATATAAGTGTCAGGATATTTTCATTGCCTGACCTAAATGTTATAACAAAGGAGCATTTGGGAGGGGAGATAATACCTCGTTCTGTTCTTCTATGTTGCTTTGAAGGG ATATCTTACTTGTTATGTGCCCTTGGAGATGGTCATCTTTTAAACTTCTTATTGAATCTGAATACTGGCGAGTTGACGGATAGGAAAAAGGTGTCTTTAGGGACTCAGCCTATAACACTCCGTACTTTCTCCTCTAAGAACACCACCCATGTATTTGCTGCATCAGATAGGCCAACTGTCATTTACAGCAGTAACAAGAAAATACTCTATAGCAATGTCAATTTGAAAGAAGTTAGTCACATGTGTCCTTTCAACTCTGCTGCTTTCCCAGACAG CCTTGCAATTGCAAAAGAAGGTGAACTTACTATTGGCACCATTGATGATATCCAAAAGCTTCACATCCGCTCTATTCCATTGGGGGAACATGCAAGGCGTATCTGTCATCAGGAGCAGTCTCGGACCTTTGCCATTTGTAGTTTGAAAAACCAATCTAGTGCGGAAGAGTCTGAAACACATTTTATTCGTTTGTTGGATGACCAAAGTTTTGAATTCATATCAACTTACCAACTTGACCCATTTGAGTATGGCTGTTCCATACTCAGCTGTTCCTTTTCTGATGATATTAATGTGTACTACTGTGTTGGAACTGCTTATGTTTTGCCAGAGGAAAATGAGCCAACTAAG GGCCGAATATTGGTTTTCATGGTTGAGGAAGGGAAGTTGCAGCTTATCACCGAGAAGGAAACTAAGGGTGCTGTTTACTCATTGAATGCTTTCAATGGCAAACTGCTAGCTGCTATTAATCAGAAAATCCAGTTATACAAGTGGATGCTTCGAGATGATGGTTCTCGTGAGCTGCAGTCTGAGTGTGGGCATCATGGGCATATACTTGCACTCTATGTACAAACTCGTGGAGATTTCATTGTTGTTGGTGATCTGATGAAGTCAATCTCCTTGCTAATCTACAAG CATGAGGAAGGTGCTATCGAGGAGCGAGCTCGTGATTATAATGCAAATTGGATGTCAGCTGTTGAGATTCTTGATGATGACATCTACCTGGGTTCAGAAAATAACTTTAACCTATTCACAGTGCGAAAGAACAGTGAAGGTGCTACTGATGAGGAACGGGGTCGTCTTGAGGTGGTTGGTGAGTATCATCTTGGAGAATTTGTGAATCGATTCCGACATGGTTCCCTTGTCATGCGCTTGCCAGATTCGGATGTGGGCCAAATCCCAACTGTTATTTTTGGCTCTGTTAACGGTGTAATTGGGGTAATCGCTTCACTTCCTCATGAACAATATATCTTTTTGGAGAAGCTCCAGTCAAACTTGAGGAAAGTGATAAAGGGTGTTGGAGGGTTGAGCCATGAGCAATGGAGATCGTTCAACAATGAGAAGAAAACTGTAGATGCCAAAAATTTCTTGGATGGAGATCTGATAGAGTCATTCCTTGATCTCAGCCGAACACGGATGGATGAGATTTCCAAGGCAATGAGTGTTTCAGTGGAGGAGCTGTGCAAGAGAGTGGAAGAGCTGACAAGGTTGCATTGA
- the LOC110637865 gene encoding DNA damage-binding protein 1 isoform X2 codes for MFQYMEELQHLNFSALMAMGDVSDRIGRPTDNGQIGIIDPDCRLIGLHLYDGLFKVIPFDNKGQLKEAFNIRLEELQVLDIKFLYGCSKPTIVVLYQDNKDARHVKTYEVALKDKDFVEGPWSQNNLDNGADLLIPVPPPLCGVIIIGEETIVYCSANAFKAIPIRPSITRAYGRVDADGSRYLLGDHAGLLHLLVITHEKEKVTGLKIELLGETSIASTISYLDNAVVYIGSSYGDSQLIKLNLQPDAKGSYVEVLESYVNLGPIVDFCVVDLERQGQGQVVTCSGAYKDGSLRIVRNGIGINEQASVELQGIKGMWSLRSSTDDPFDTFLVVSFISETRILAMNPEDELEETEIEGFCSQVQTLFCHYAVYNQLVQVTSSCVRLVSSTTREFRTEWNAPSGYSINVATANATQVLLATGGGHLVYLEIGDGVLTEVKHAQLEYEISCLDINPIGENPNYSQLAVVGMWTDISVRIFSLPDLNVITKEHLGGEIIPRSVLLCCFEGISYLLCALGDGHLLNFLLNLNTGELTDRKKVSLGTQPITLRTFSSKNTTHVFAASDRPTVIYSSNKKILYSNVNLKEVSHMCPFNSAAFPDSLAIAKEGELTIGTIDDIQKLHIRSIPLGEHARRICHQEQSRTFAICSLKNQSSAEESETHFIRLLDDQSFEFISTYQLDPFEYGCSILSCSFSDDINVYYCVGTAYVLPEENEPTKGRILVFMVEEGKLQLITEKETKGAVYSLNAFNGKLLAAINQKIQLYKWMLRDDGSRELQSECGHHGHILALYVQTRGDFIVVGDLMKSISLLIYKHEEGAIEERARDYNANWMSAVEILDDDIYLGSENNFNLFTVRKNSEGATDEERGRLEVVGEYHLGEFVNRFRHGSLVMRLPDSDVGQIPTVIFGSVNGVIGVIASLPHEQYIFLEKLQSNLRKVIKGVGGLSHEQWRSFNNEKKTVDAKNFLDGDLIESFLDLSRTRMDEISKAMSVSVEELCKRVEELTRLH; via the exons ATGTTCCAATATATGGAAGAATTGCAACACTTGAACTTTTCCGCCCTCAT GGCAATGGGGGATGTATCTGATCGTATAGGTCGTCCTACAGACAATGGTCAG atTGGCATAATTGATCCAGATTGTAGATTAATTGGACTCCATTTGTATGATGGACTGTTCAAG GTTATTCCTTTTGATAACAAAGGGCAGCTCAAAGAGGCTTTTAACATAAG GCTTGAGGAACTTCAAGTTTTGGATATCAAGTTTCTCTACGGTTGTTCAAAACCCACAATTGTTGTTCTTTACCAG GATAATAAAGATGCTCGTCATGTCAAAACATATGAGGTTGCTCTGAAAGATAAAGATTTTGTTGAGGGTCCGTGGTCTCAGAACAACCTTGACAATGGTGCTGATTTGCTCATACCAGTGCCCCCTCCTCTGTGTGGTGTCATTATTATTGGAGAAGAAACAATTGTGTATTGCAGTGCAAATGCTTTTAAAGCAATCCCTATAagacct TCCATCACAAGAGCATATGGAAGAGTTGATGCTGATGGTTCTAGGTACTTGCTTGGTGATCATGCTGGGCTACTTCACCTTCTTGTCATAACTCATGAGAAAGAGAA GGTCACTGGGCTAAAAATTGAGCTCTTGGGAGAAACTTCTATTGCATCTACTATATCATATCTAGATAATGCAGTTGTCTATATAGGATCAAGCTATGGAGATTCACAG CTTATAAAGCTAAATCTACAACCTGATGCAAAAGGTTCATATGTTGAAGTCCTGGAAAGTTATGTCAACTTGGGACCAATTGTTGATTTCTGTGTGGTGGACCTTGAGAGGCAAGGCCAAGGTCAGGTTGTAACTTGCTCTGGAGCATATAAGGATGGTTCTCTTCGCATAGTTCGAAATGGAATAGGAATCAATGAACAG GCATCTGTGGAGCTTCAAGGTATCAAAGGGATGTGGTCATTAAGGTCTTCCACTGATGATCCATTTGACACCTTCCTGGTTGTTAGTTTTATTAGTGAGACTCGAATTTTGGCAATGAACCCTGAGGATGAGTTGGAAGAAACTGAAATAGAGGGTTTTTGTTCACAAGTGCAGACTTTGTTCTGCCATTATGCCGTATACAATCAGCTTGTGCAA GTCACTTCAAGCTGTGTGAGATTGGTCAGTTCTACAACAAGAGAGTTCCGCACTGAGTGGAATGCTCCATCAGGTTATTCAATTAATGTTGCCACTGCTAATGCCACCCAG GTTTTACTAGCAACTGGGGGCGGCCACTTAGTCTATCTGGAAATTGGTGATGGAGTATTGACAGAGGTAAAACATGCTCAGCTGGAGTATGAGATATCATGCCTTGACATTAACCCCATTGGTGAAAATCCCAACTATAGTCAGCTTGCTGTAGTCGGAATGTGGACAGATATAAGTGTCAGGATATTTTCATTGCCTGACCTAAATGTTATAACAAAGGAGCATTTGGGAGGGGAGATAATACCTCGTTCTGTTCTTCTATGTTGCTTTGAAGGG ATATCTTACTTGTTATGTGCCCTTGGAGATGGTCATCTTTTAAACTTCTTATTGAATCTGAATACTGGCGAGTTGACGGATAGGAAAAAGGTGTCTTTAGGGACTCAGCCTATAACACTCCGTACTTTCTCCTCTAAGAACACCACCCATGTATTTGCTGCATCAGATAGGCCAACTGTCATTTACAGCAGTAACAAGAAAATACTCTATAGCAATGTCAATTTGAAAGAAGTTAGTCACATGTGTCCTTTCAACTCTGCTGCTTTCCCAGACAG CCTTGCAATTGCAAAAGAAGGTGAACTTACTATTGGCACCATTGATGATATCCAAAAGCTTCACATCCGCTCTATTCCATTGGGGGAACATGCAAGGCGTATCTGTCATCAGGAGCAGTCTCGGACCTTTGCCATTTGTAGTTTGAAAAACCAATCTAGTGCGGAAGAGTCTGAAACACATTTTATTCGTTTGTTGGATGACCAAAGTTTTGAATTCATATCAACTTACCAACTTGACCCATTTGAGTATGGCTGTTCCATACTCAGCTGTTCCTTTTCTGATGATATTAATGTGTACTACTGTGTTGGAACTGCTTATGTTTTGCCAGAGGAAAATGAGCCAACTAAG GGCCGAATATTGGTTTTCATGGTTGAGGAAGGGAAGTTGCAGCTTATCACCGAGAAGGAAACTAAGGGTGCTGTTTACTCATTGAATGCTTTCAATGGCAAACTGCTAGCTGCTATTAATCAGAAAATCCAGTTATACAAGTGGATGCTTCGAGATGATGGTTCTCGTGAGCTGCAGTCTGAGTGTGGGCATCATGGGCATATACTTGCACTCTATGTACAAACTCGTGGAGATTTCATTGTTGTTGGTGATCTGATGAAGTCAATCTCCTTGCTAATCTACAAG CATGAGGAAGGTGCTATCGAGGAGCGAGCTCGTGATTATAATGCAAATTGGATGTCAGCTGTTGAGATTCTTGATGATGACATCTACCTGGGTTCAGAAAATAACTTTAACCTATTCACAGTGCGAAAGAACAGTGAAGGTGCTACTGATGAGGAACGGGGTCGTCTTGAGGTGGTTGGTGAGTATCATCTTGGAGAATTTGTGAATCGATTCCGACATGGTTCCCTTGTCATGCGCTTGCCAGATTCGGATGTGGGCCAAATCCCAACTGTTATTTTTGGCTCTGTTAACGGTGTAATTGGGGTAATCGCTTCACTTCCTCATGAACAATATATCTTTTTGGAGAAGCTCCAGTCAAACTTGAGGAAAGTGATAAAGGGTGTTGGAGGGTTGAGCCATGAGCAATGGAGATCGTTCAACAATGAGAAGAAAACTGTAGATGCCAAAAATTTCTTGGATGGAGATCTGATAGAGTCATTCCTTGATCTCAGCCGAACACGGATGGATGAGATTTCCAAGGCAATGAGTGTTTCAGTGGAGGAGCTGTGCAAGAGAGTGGAAGAGCTGACAAGGTTGCATTGA